The Acidobacteriota bacterium genome includes the window GGCTAAAATGCAGTTCTGGCTGGCGGAGAGGGAGGGATTCGAACCCTCGATACCCTTGCGAGTATACCGGTTTTCGAGACCGGCGCGATCGACCACTCCGCCACCTCTCCGCGCCGGGGTCATTGAAGGGCGGTGAACTATCGTGGTCCGGGCCGGAGCGCAAGCCGTCGTTTGGCTTTTGCAGCCTTTGGCCTGTCTTGACCGGGTCGGTGAAATTCAACCGGTCCGCCAAACCCGCCCTTATCCATGCCGCGCTACAGGCACCTTACAAGAAAAGGAGGGCGCAAAGCCCGTCATGCCTGCCCAGATCTTCACCCAGCTGCTCAACCCGGCCATCGGGCTTCTCCTGGCCGCCTCTTTCTACCTGCTCTGGCGCAGCCAGCGCTCCCGGCGCTACCTCCTCGTCGCCTCGGCCGGGTATGTCTGCAATGCGGCCGGCTTCCTCTTCCAGGATGTCTTCACCTTGCTGCCGGGCACCTCGGGCAGGGTCGCCTCCAACCTCTTCCTGATCGCATCCGCCTGGCTCCTCGCCAGCGCCATCCTCCAGCGGTTCCAGCGGCGCACGCCGCATGCCCTGTTCGGCATCATCGCCGGCGCCGCCGTCGTCGCCCAGGCCTGGTACCTCTATGCCGTCCCGGACCTCACGGTCCGTGTCCTGATCGCCAGCGCCGCATTCGGCCTCATCTCGCTGCTGTTGGCCGTGCGCCTCGCCCCAGCGCCGAAACGCCACCTCGCCGACAAGCTGCTGTTCTGGTTCAGCGTCGTCACAGCGGTAAACTTCCTCGCCCGCCCGGCGCTCATCCTCTGGCTTTCGGGCACGCTGGCCGGCACCGGCGACTTCCGCACCTCCCTCTACTGGACCACCGTGCAGTTCTCGCAGGCGATCATCTCGGTCACCGTCGCGGTCAACCTGATGGTCGCCGTCGCGATCGACCTGCTGGCCGATGTGAAGCGCGAGGCCAGCACGGACCAACTCTCCGGCCTGCTCAACCGGCGCGGCTTCGAAGCCCGCGCCGCCGCGGCCCTCGCCGAGTGCCAGGCCGCCGGCCAACCCGGCTGTTTCCTGATCGCCGACCTCGACCACTTCAAGCGCATCAACGACACCTGCGGCCATCTCGTTGGCGACAGCGTGATCCGCATGTTCGGCCAGCTGCTTCGTG containing:
- a CDS encoding GGDEF domain-containing protein — its product is MPAQIFTQLLNPAIGLLLAASFYLLWRSQRSRRYLLVASAGYVCNAAGFLFQDVFTLLPGTSGRVASNLFLIASAWLLASAILQRFQRRTPHALFGIIAGAAVVAQAWYLYAVPDLTVRVLIASAAFGLISLLLAVRLAPAPKRHLADKLLFWFSVVTAVNFLARPALILWLSGTLAGTGDFRTSLYWTTVQFSQAIISVTVAVNLMVAVAIDLLADVKREASTDQLSGLLNRRGFEARAAAALAECQAAGQPGCFLIADLDHFKRINDTCGHLVGDSVIRMFGQLLRAGQSPGMVAGRIGGEEFAVFLPSTDLAAGRLFAESLRAGVTAAGSAHLPRGIRPTVSIGLCAADRNADLFALLGEADDALYEAKRAGRDRVHTASQVAHAAEPVLRLRA